In one window of Mesorhizobium sp. B2-1-1 DNA:
- the nthB gene encoding nitrile hydratase subunit beta, with protein sequence MNGPQDLGGQMGFGPVAPERDEPYFHADWERRALGVTLTAGGMGAWNIDESRHARESLHPADYYASSYYQIWIKALETLLKRHGFVSERDLKAGEAIDAAATPKRVLKADDVPAVLAKGAPCNRPVETAPRFRAGDRVRTRNFNPTGHTRLPRYARGKHGRIEAVRDGFVFPDTNAHGQGENPQWVYTVVFDGAEIWGDGADPTLTVSIDAWENYLEPA encoded by the coding sequence ATGAACGGCCCGCAGGATCTCGGTGGACAGATGGGATTCGGACCGGTGGCGCCGGAACGGGACGAGCCGTATTTTCATGCCGACTGGGAGCGGCGGGCGCTCGGCGTGACGCTCACCGCCGGCGGAATGGGCGCCTGGAATATCGATGAGAGTCGGCATGCGCGGGAATCGCTGCATCCGGCCGACTATTATGCCTCCAGCTACTACCAGATCTGGATCAAGGCGCTGGAAACCCTGCTCAAGCGCCATGGTTTCGTCAGCGAGCGTGATCTCAAGGCAGGCGAGGCGATCGATGCGGCGGCGACGCCCAAAAGAGTGCTGAAGGCCGATGACGTTCCGGCCGTGCTGGCCAAGGGCGCTCCGTGCAACCGGCCGGTCGAAACGGCGCCGCGGTTCAGGGCCGGCGACCGCGTGCGGACCAGGAATTTCAATCCGACCGGCCACACCAGGCTGCCGCGCTACGCGCGTGGCAAGCATGGGAGGATCGAAGCGGTGCGCGACGGCTTTGTATTCCCGGACACCAACGCGCATGGGCAGGGCGAGAACCCGCAATGGGTCTATACGGTGGTTTTCGACGGAGCCGAGATCTGGGGCGACGGGGCCGATCCGACGCTGACCGTGTCCATCGATGCCTGGGAGAACTATCTTGAACCGGCCTGA
- a CDS encoding MarR family winged helix-turn-helix transcriptional regulator, producing the protein MIETAMPSPEAIKTWARLMRVSRQLVERAEDALKEGGLPPLAWYDVLHELAEAGEGGLRPFQLIERTLFAQYNISRLLARLEADGFVEKLPVADDGRGQTVRITAKGRETRRRMWAVYGRSIAELVGDKLSPQELNTVSALLGRLRDPPAGD; encoded by the coding sequence ATGATCGAGACAGCCATGCCATCGCCGGAGGCCATCAAGACCTGGGCACGCCTGATGCGGGTATCACGCCAGCTGGTGGAACGTGCCGAAGACGCGCTGAAGGAAGGCGGCCTGCCGCCGCTTGCCTGGTATGACGTGCTGCACGAACTCGCTGAGGCGGGCGAGGGCGGCTTGCGGCCGTTCCAGCTGATCGAACGAACCCTGTTCGCGCAGTATAATATTTCGCGGCTGCTGGCCCGACTTGAAGCCGATGGGTTTGTCGAGAAGCTGCCGGTGGCTGATGACGGCCGCGGCCAAACCGTCCGCATCACGGCCAAGGGACGAGAGACGCGCCGCCGTATGTGGGCCGTCTATGGCAGGTCGATCGCGGAGCTGGTTGGCGACAAGCTCTCGCCGCAAGAACTGAACACGGTATCGGCCTTGCTCGGGCGGTTGCGCGATCCGCCAGCCGGCGACTGA
- a CDS encoding pyridoxine 5'-phosphate synthase produces MPAKLSVNLNAIAMLRNRRDLPWPDVITLGRIALAAGAHGLTVHPRPDERHTRRSDLPEIRALIDDEFPRAEFNIEGHPTEDFLALVEKHQPEQVTLVPDDPSQATSDHGWNFIADAAFLTPIVRRLKKGGFRVSLFSDADPAGINAARDTGADRIELYTGPYGSCHADSAKAAKELERLGKTADAAFVAGLEVNAGHDLTVSNLPALARRVPALAEVSIGHGLTADALEYGMAGTVGRFLRACGW; encoded by the coding sequence ATGCCCGCAAAGCTTTCCGTCAATCTCAACGCCATCGCCATGCTGCGCAACCGGCGCGACCTGCCGTGGCCCGATGTGATCACGCTTGGCCGCATCGCGCTTGCGGCGGGAGCGCATGGGCTGACGGTGCATCCTCGCCCGGACGAGCGCCATACCCGCCGTTCAGACCTGCCTGAGATCAGGGCCTTGATCGACGATGAGTTCCCGCGGGCCGAATTCAACATCGAGGGCCATCCGACCGAGGATTTCCTGGCTCTCGTGGAAAAGCATCAACCGGAACAGGTGACCCTGGTGCCTGACGATCCCTCCCAGGCAACCTCGGACCATGGCTGGAACTTCATCGCCGATGCAGCGTTCCTGACACCGATCGTGAGACGCCTGAAGAAGGGCGGTTTCCGGGTCTCGTTGTTCTCCGATGCGGATCCTGCCGGCATAAACGCCGCGCGCGATACCGGCGCCGACCGTATCGAGCTTTACACGGGACCTTATGGCAGTTGCCATGCCGATTCCGCCAAGGCGGCCAAGGAGCTGGAAAGACTGGGAAAAACCGCCGATGCGGCCTTTGTCGCGGGCCTTGAGGTCAATGCCGGGCACGATCTGACGGTGAGCAACCTGCCGGCCCTGGCGCGACGCGTTCCGGCATTGGCCGAAGTGTCGATCGGACATGGGTTGACAGCCGACGCGTTGGAGTATGGCATGGCCGGCACGGTGGGCCGATTTCTCAGGGCTTGCGGGTGGTAA
- a CDS encoding glutathione S-transferase family protein, giving the protein MKHASTLILVSHPLCPYVQRAAISLTEKGVPFERVDIDLANKPDWFKAVSPLGKVPLLRVQRGNDETVIFESAVILEFLEETEANPLHPADPYARARHRAWIEYGSAILNAVGRFYSASTEAGFLAESRTLSEMFDRVETELAGEAGRTGPWFEGGRFSLVDAVYGPVFRYIDTFDRIGDFGILDGKPLVQAWRQALSGRPSVKHAVAQDYPLRLHAFLRAKGSYLSTVIRKNDRASALPPAQFG; this is encoded by the coding sequence ATGAAGCATGCCAGCACCCTCATTCTCGTCAGCCATCCCCTTTGCCCCTATGTCCAGCGTGCGGCGATCTCGCTGACCGAGAAAGGCGTGCCGTTCGAGCGCGTCGACATCGACCTCGCCAACAAGCCTGACTGGTTCAAGGCGGTCTCGCCGCTCGGCAAGGTGCCGCTGCTGCGCGTGCAGCGGGGGAACGATGAGACGGTGATCTTCGAATCCGCCGTCATCCTCGAATTCCTCGAAGAAACTGAGGCCAATCCCCTCCACCCGGCCGACCCCTATGCCCGTGCCCGGCATCGTGCCTGGATCGAGTATGGCTCAGCCATCCTCAACGCCGTCGGCCGGTTCTATTCGGCGTCGACCGAGGCAGGATTCCTTGCCGAGTCTCGGACGCTGTCGGAAATGTTCGATCGTGTGGAGACCGAATTGGCGGGCGAAGCCGGCCGGACTGGACCATGGTTCGAAGGCGGGCGCTTTTCGCTCGTCGACGCAGTCTACGGCCCTGTCTTCCGCTACATCGATACCTTCGACCGGATCGGCGATTTCGGCATTCTGGACGGCAAACCGCTCGTCCAGGCCTGGCGCCAGGCATTGAGTGGACGCCCGTCCGTCAAGCATGCCGTGGCGCAGGACTATCCACTGCGCCTGCATGCCTTCCTGCGGGCGAAGGGATCGTATCTTTCGACGGTCATTCGCAAGAACGATCGGGCCAGCGCGCTTCCGCCAGCCCAGTTCGGCTGA
- a CDS encoding SDR family oxidoreductase, translating to MSGELVLVTGGSGFLGAHCILELLKAGYRVRTTVRSARRQADVLAMLKAGGVEPDDRLSFTIADLMSDAGWPLAAAGCDYVLHVASPFPPGVPKHDDELIIPAREGALRVLRAARDAGVRRVVLTSSFAAVGYGKMPPDGRPFTEESWTDPMGRVSAYVKSKTLAERAAWDFIAAEAGGLELAAVNPVGIFGPVLGPDHSTSTEFVQRMMNGAMPGLPRLSFGVVDARDVADLHIRAMTDPAANGERFLAVAGDFMTVREIAQTLRKRLGNAAKRVSTRELPDWLVRMVGLFNPEVAQLVPELGKVKNATNAKAVRMLGWKSRSREDALAATGESLIRHGLIKTSK from the coding sequence ATGAGCGGCGAATTGGTGCTTGTCACCGGCGGATCTGGCTTTCTCGGCGCTCACTGTATCCTTGAATTGCTGAAGGCTGGCTACCGCGTGCGCACGACTGTGCGCTCGGCCAGGCGGCAAGCCGATGTCCTGGCCATGCTCAAGGCAGGTGGCGTCGAGCCGGATGACAGGCTCTCCTTTACAATCGCCGATCTCATGAGCGATGCCGGCTGGCCGCTAGCCGCTGCGGGCTGCGACTATGTCCTGCATGTCGCCTCGCCGTTCCCGCCCGGCGTGCCCAAGCATGATGACGAGCTGATCATTCCGGCCCGTGAAGGCGCGTTGCGGGTGCTGCGGGCGGCACGAGATGCCGGTGTCAGACGCGTCGTGCTGACGTCCTCCTTCGCGGCTGTCGGCTACGGCAAGATGCCGCCCGACGGCCGTCCGTTCACCGAGGAGAGCTGGACCGATCCGATGGGAAGGGTCAGCGCCTATGTGAAGTCGAAGACGCTCGCCGAGCGCGCGGCCTGGGATTTTATCGCCGCCGAGGCGGGCGGGTTGGAGCTTGCTGCCGTCAACCCCGTCGGCATCTTCGGGCCTGTGCTTGGCCCGGACCATTCGACCTCCACCGAATTTGTCCAACGCATGATGAATGGCGCCATGCCGGGGCTGCCGCGCCTGTCCTTCGGCGTCGTCGATGCACGCGACGTGGCGGACCTGCATATCCGCGCCATGACCGATCCAGCTGCCAACGGCGAGCGCTTCTTGGCGGTGGCCGGCGATTTCATGACCGTGCGGGAAATCGCGCAAACCTTGAGAAAGCGGCTCGGTAACGCGGCGAAGCGCGTTTCGACCAGAGAGCTTCCCGATTGGCTGGTGCGCATGGTGGGACTGTTCAATCCGGAAGTCGCGCAGCTCGTGCCTGAGCTGGGCAAGGTCAAGAATGCCACCAATGCCAAGGCGGTTCGCATGCTCGGCTGGAAGTCGCGTTCGCGCGAAGACGCGCTGGCTGCGACCGGAGAGAGCCTTATTCGGCACGGCCTGATCAAAACATCGAAGTAG
- a CDS encoding SDR family oxidoreductase, which produces MTETLLVTGASGQLGRGVIRYLLDAHKTPPAKIIAITRNPESLADLAVRGVVVRAADFNDAISLETAFKGADKALIISTGDLDLKSGKRLKQHENAVAAAKNAGVSHLLYTSMPNPEPVSPVLFAGDHYSTEQAIKASGIPYTIFRNGWYQENLFMALPHAIASGHWYTSAGEGRIAHGARDDMAAAIAAGLASGSTDNKTYTLTGPQAYTTAEIAALVSEVTGKPLDVVQVSDDVLTEGVKASGVPEDFAGVIVSFDVNTRAGRIAMVTDAIEMLSGRTPRTLRQFLEANKAALAG; this is translated from the coding sequence ATGACCGAAACCCTTCTCGTCACCGGCGCCTCCGGCCAGCTTGGCCGCGGCGTCATCCGCTATCTCCTGGACGCGCATAAAACTCCGCCTGCAAAGATCATCGCTATCACGCGCAATCCCGAAAGCCTGGCAGATTTGGCGGTGCGCGGCGTCGTTGTCAGGGCCGCAGACTTCAACGACGCCATTTCGCTGGAAACCGCATTCAAGGGCGCCGACAAGGCGCTGATCATTTCGACCGGCGATCTCGATCTCAAAAGCGGCAAGCGCCTGAAGCAGCACGAGAATGCCGTCGCGGCGGCCAAAAACGCCGGCGTCTCGCACCTGCTCTATACCTCGATGCCCAACCCGGAACCGGTGTCGCCGGTCCTGTTTGCCGGTGACCACTACAGCACCGAGCAGGCAATCAAGGCGAGCGGCATCCCCTACACGATCTTCCGCAACGGCTGGTACCAGGAGAACCTGTTCATGGCGCTGCCGCACGCGATCGCCTCGGGGCACTGGTACACGTCCGCCGGCGAAGGCCGCATCGCCCATGGCGCGCGCGACGACATGGCAGCGGCGATCGCCGCCGGTCTCGCTTCCGGCTCGACCGACAACAAAACCTACACGCTGACTGGCCCGCAAGCGTACACGACGGCAGAGATCGCCGCCCTTGTCAGCGAAGTCACCGGCAAGCCGCTCGATGTCGTGCAGGTTTCGGATGATGTCCTGACCGAAGGGGTAAAGGCATCAGGCGTTCCCGAGGATTTTGCCGGCGTCATCGTTTCCTTCGACGTCAACACGCGTGCCGGCCGCATCGCCATGGTGACGGACGCGATCGAGATGCTTTCCGGCAGGACGCCAAGGACGTTGAGACAATTCCTCGAGGCGAACAAGGCTGCCCTGGCAGGTTGA
- a CDS encoding TetR/AcrR family transcriptional regulator, which yields MQANADIDNGEALTERQKAVLDAALRLLVEEGDNLTMTAVARRASCSKETLYKWFGDRDGLLTATVQWQASKVRVTAVDGRGLDLASLAASLERFASDWLKVISSDTSIALNRVAVGHAGSGKDDLGAVVLENGRFALAKRLKPVLEAGRQAGLLDFSDAETAFRTFFGLVARDVQIRLLLGDRLELTEAAIGGDAVRATQQFLALFGAKTGPQGL from the coding sequence TTGCAGGCAAATGCCGATATCGACAACGGCGAAGCGCTGACGGAGCGTCAGAAGGCGGTCCTGGATGCAGCGCTCCGCCTGCTGGTCGAAGAGGGCGACAATCTGACCATGACCGCAGTGGCGCGGCGGGCGAGCTGCTCCAAGGAAACGCTCTACAAATGGTTCGGCGACCGCGACGGACTGCTGACGGCGACGGTGCAATGGCAGGCCTCGAAGGTGCGGGTGACGGCGGTCGACGGCAGGGGGCTCGACCTTGCGTCGTTGGCCGCGAGCCTGGAGCGATTTGCTTCCGACTGGCTGAAGGTCATTTCCAGCGACACTTCGATCGCACTCAACCGGGTGGCGGTCGGCCATGCCGGTTCGGGCAAGGATGATCTTGGCGCGGTGGTGCTGGAGAACGGGCGCTTTGCCCTCGCCAAGCGCCTGAAGCCGGTGCTGGAGGCCGGCCGCCAGGCCGGGCTGCTCGATTTCTCGGACGCCGAGACGGCGTTCCGTACGTTTTTCGGGCTGGTCGCCCGCGACGTGCAGATCCGTCTCTTGCTTGGCGACCGGCTGGAATTGACTGAGGCGGCGATCGGCGGTGATGCCGTCCGCGCGACGCAGCAGTTTCTCGCTCTTTTCGGAGCAAAAACCGGGCCGCAAGGCCTCTGA
- the ilvC gene encoding ketol-acid reductoisomerase has translation MRVYYDRDADLNLIKGKKVAIIGYGSQGRAHALNLKDSGAKEIAIGLKAGSATAKKVEADGLKVMSVADAAKWADLMMMATPDELQADIYKNEIAPNIRDGAAIAFAHGLNVHFGLIEPKSTVDVVMIAPKGPGHTVRGEYQKGGGVPCLVAVNQDASGNALDLALSYACGVGGGRSGIIETNFREECETDLFGEQVVLCGGLVELIRAGFETLVEAGYAPEMAYFECLHEVKLIVDLIYEGGIANMNYSISNTAEWGEYVSGPRIITAETKAEMKRVLKDIQTGKFTSEWMQEYRAGLSRFKGIRRNNDSHQIEEVGAKLRAMMPWISKNKLVDKAKN, from the coding sequence ATGCGCGTCTATTACGATCGTGATGCCGATCTCAACCTGATCAAGGGCAAGAAGGTCGCCATCATCGGCTATGGCAGCCAGGGCCGGGCGCATGCGCTCAACCTCAAGGATTCCGGCGCCAAGGAGATCGCCATCGGCCTCAAGGCCGGATCGGCGACCGCCAAGAAGGTCGAGGCCGACGGGCTCAAGGTGATGAGCGTGGCCGACGCCGCCAAATGGGCCGACCTGATGATGATGGCGACGCCCGACGAATTGCAGGCCGACATCTACAAAAACGAGATCGCGCCGAACATCCGCGACGGCGCGGCAATCGCCTTCGCGCATGGCCTCAACGTGCATTTCGGCCTGATCGAGCCGAAGTCGACGGTCGACGTCGTCATGATCGCGCCGAAGGGGCCCGGCCATACGGTGCGCGGCGAATACCAGAAGGGCGGCGGCGTGCCGTGCCTGGTCGCCGTCAACCAGGATGCTTCGGGCAATGCGCTCGACCTCGCGCTCTCCTACGCCTGCGGCGTCGGCGGCGGCCGTTCGGGTATCATCGAGACCAATTTCCGCGAGGAATGCGAGACCGATCTGTTCGGCGAGCAGGTCGTGCTGTGCGGCGGCCTGGTGGAGCTGATCCGCGCCGGGTTCGAGACGCTGGTGGAAGCCGGCTATGCGCCCGAAATGGCCTATTTCGAGTGCCTGCACGAGGTCAAGCTGATTGTCGACCTGATCTATGAAGGCGGCATCGCCAACATGAATTACTCGATCTCGAACACCGCCGAATGGGGCGAATATGTCTCGGGGCCGCGCATCATCACCGCCGAGACAAAGGCCGAGATGAAGCGGGTGCTGAAGGATATCCAGACCGGCAAGTTCACCTCGGAGTGGATGCAGGAATACCGTGCCGGCCTGTCGCGTTTCAAGGGCATCCGCCGCAACAACGACAGCCATCAGATCGAGGAAGTCGGCGCCAAGCTGCGCGCGATGATGCCGTGGATCTCCAAGAACAAGCTGGTCGACAAGGCGAAGAACTGA
- a CDS encoding winged helix-turn-helix transcriptional regulator, with amino-acid sequence MDGKVTNLKSKLETYKAMSGGGNFADCPVRNVIQGVSGKWRSLLVMALAERPYRFGELRRLVPDISQRMLTQTLHDLQRDGYVHREVFPTKPPSVEYSLTDLGRSMFGAFHQLILWAELNHDAVREARADFDAAQA; translated from the coding sequence ATGGACGGCAAGGTCACCAATCTGAAATCGAAGCTGGAGACCTACAAAGCGATGAGCGGGGGCGGTAATTTTGCCGATTGTCCGGTTCGCAATGTCATCCAGGGCGTCAGCGGCAAATGGAGATCGCTGCTGGTGATGGCGCTGGCTGAAAGGCCGTATCGTTTCGGCGAGTTGCGGCGGCTGGTGCCTGACATTTCGCAGCGCATGCTGACCCAGACACTGCACGATTTGCAACGCGACGGTTATGTGCATCGTGAAGTGTTCCCGACCAAACCACCGAGCGTTGAATACAGCCTGACCGATCTCGGGCGCTCGATGTTCGGCGCCTTTCATCAACTGATCCTATGGGCCGAACTCAACCATGATGCGGTGCGCGAAGCGCGTGCGGATTTTGATGCCGCCCAGGCATAA
- a CDS encoding nitrile hydratase accessory protein gives MNRPEANGPAGLPAGLDAPVFAEPWQAEAFAMTVALHDKGLFSWSEWAQALSAEVKKPGAGADGHDYYEHWLAALETLLASKGLAAKPDVDAMARAWERAAHATPHGKPILLENDPHAVR, from the coding sequence TTGAACCGGCCTGAGGCGAACGGGCCTGCCGGTCTGCCCGCCGGCCTCGATGCGCCCGTCTTCGCCGAGCCCTGGCAGGCCGAAGCCTTCGCGATGACGGTGGCGCTGCACGACAAGGGCCTGTTTTCGTGGAGCGAGTGGGCGCAGGCACTGTCGGCCGAAGTGAAGAAACCCGGCGCCGGGGCTGACGGCCATGACTATTACGAACATTGGTTGGCAGCGCTGGAAACGCTGCTGGCGTCGAAAGGATTGGCCGCCAAGCCCGATGTCGATGCGATGGCACGGGCCTGGGAGCGCGCCGCGCATGCCACGCCGCACGGCAAGCCGATCCTGCTGGAGAACGATCCGCACGCCGTCAGGTGA
- a CDS encoding potassium transporter Kup, translating to MALANTGSEAETVEQSSHPEIEQHSTKVLMLGALGVVYGDIGTSPIYAFREALVASSGGEVADRGDILGVLSLIIWSLTIIVTIKYIMFVLRANNRGEGGVLSLMALARGSFPKRSAIILGIGIVGASLFFGDAVITPAISVLSAVEGMNVVTPTFQPYVVPLTLVILAVLFSVQRFGTGGVALIFGPITAVWFLAIGLSGLNHIIADPEILWAISPHYIVAFLINSPDVAFVTIGAIFLAVTGAEALYADLGHFGRKPIVLAWLAIVFPCLLLNYAGQGAFVLAKNGVVGHPFFEMNEGWTLIPMVVLATAATVIASQAVISGAFSLTRQAVQLNMLPRLEILHTSEKQSGQIYMPRVNLLLALVVMMLVVGFGESSRLASAYGISVTGNMLVTTVLLFVVMTRIWKWRLWVAVAMTALFGFIDVGFFASNIVKVFEGGWASLAVAFTIVLAMWTWVRGSRYLFDKTRRNEIPLDFLAGNLLKKKPQLVSGTAVFLTSDPLSAPTALMHSLKHYKVLHEQNVILSVVTAPQPVVPDSDRVKMETVNELFMRVTLTFGYMEQPNIPRALAICRKQGWKFDIMTTSFFLSRRSLKASPNSGMPVWQDRLFIGLARTAADATEYFQIPTGRVVEIGTQVAI from the coding sequence ATGGCCCTTGCCAACACTGGTAGTGAGGCAGAAACCGTCGAACAATCGAGCCATCCTGAGATCGAGCAGCACAGCACCAAGGTGTTGATGCTCGGCGCGCTCGGCGTTGTTTACGGCGATATCGGCACCAGCCCGATCTACGCGTTCCGCGAGGCGCTGGTGGCGTCGTCGGGCGGCGAAGTGGCCGACCGTGGCGACATTCTTGGCGTTCTCTCGCTGATCATCTGGTCACTGACGATCATCGTCACCATCAAATACATCATGTTCGTGCTGCGCGCCAACAACCGCGGCGAAGGCGGCGTGCTGTCGTTGATGGCATTGGCGCGCGGCAGTTTCCCGAAGCGCTCGGCGATCATCCTGGGCATCGGTATCGTCGGCGCCTCGCTGTTCTTCGGCGACGCCGTCATAACCCCGGCAATTTCGGTGCTCTCGGCGGTCGAGGGCATGAATGTCGTCACGCCGACCTTCCAGCCTTATGTCGTGCCGCTGACACTGGTCATCCTGGCGGTTCTGTTTTCGGTGCAGCGCTTCGGCACCGGCGGCGTGGCGCTGATCTTCGGCCCGATCACCGCGGTCTGGTTCCTGGCTATCGGCCTGTCCGGCCTCAACCATATCATCGCCGATCCGGAAATCCTGTGGGCGATCAGCCCGCACTATATCGTCGCCTTCCTGATCAATTCGCCCGATGTCGCCTTCGTCACCATCGGCGCCATCTTCCTTGCGGTCACCGGCGCCGAAGCGCTTTATGCCGATCTCGGCCATTTCGGCCGCAAGCCGATCGTGCTCGCCTGGCTGGCGATCGTGTTCCCTTGCCTGCTGCTCAACTATGCCGGCCAGGGCGCCTTCGTGCTGGCCAAGAACGGCGTGGTCGGACATCCCTTCTTCGAAATGAACGAAGGCTGGACGCTGATCCCGATGGTGGTGCTGGCGACCGCCGCGACGGTCATCGCCAGCCAGGCGGTGATTTCAGGCGCATTCTCGCTGACCAGGCAGGCGGTGCAGCTCAACATGCTGCCACGGCTGGAAATCCTGCACACGTCGGAAAAACAGTCCGGCCAGATCTACATGCCGCGCGTCAACCTGTTGCTGGCGCTGGTGGTGATGATGCTGGTGGTGGGCTTCGGCGAATCCAGCAGGCTGGCTTCGGCATACGGCATCTCGGTGACCGGCAACATGCTGGTGACCACCGTGCTGCTGTTTGTCGTCATGACCCGCATCTGGAAATGGCGGCTGTGGGTGGCTGTCGCGATGACAGCCTTGTTCGGTTTCATCGATGTCGGGTTCTTTGCTTCCAACATCGTCAAGGTGTTCGAAGGCGGCTGGGCCTCGCTGGCGGTGGCCTTCACCATCGTTCTGGCGATGTGGACCTGGGTGCGCGGCAGCCGTTATCTCTTCGACAAGACCCGCCGCAACGAGATCCCGCTCGATTTCCTGGCCGGCAATCTGTTGAAGAAAAAGCCGCAACTGGTATCCGGCACCGCGGTGTTCCTGACCAGCGATCCGCTCAGCGCGCCGACCGCGCTGATGCACAGCCTGAAGCACTACAAGGTGCTGCACGAGCAGAATGTGATCCTCTCGGTGGTGACCGCGCCGCAGCCGGTGGTGCCCGACAGCGACCGGGTCAAGATGGAGACGGTCAACGAGCTGTTCATGCGGGTGACGCTGACCTTCGGCTATATGGAGCAGCCCAACATCCCGCGCGCGCTGGCGATCTGCCGCAAGCAAGGCTGGAAGTTCGACATCATGACGACCTCCTTCTTCCTGTCCCGGCGCTCGCTGAAAGCCTCGCCCAATTCCGGCATGCCGGTGTGGCAAGACCGGCTGTTCATCGGGCTGGCGCGCACGGCGGCCGACGCCACTGAATATTTCCAGATACCGACCGGCCGTGTGGTAGAGATCGGCACGCAGGTGGCGATCTGA
- a CDS encoding STAS/SEC14 domain-containing protein, producing MNFLEAVPAIRRIDTDREDLFAIDIVGHVSAADAENLFGLLEAAYALHPRIDVLVRVIDHDGVDWSDISDETLRQGAVQAAEHIGRCAAIGEPDWTAQARDFLPTPPPVELRHFKDEADAWQWLGARQLGSAT from the coding sequence TTGAATTTCCTCGAAGCCGTGCCGGCAATCCGGCGCATCGATACGGACCGTGAGGATCTCTTCGCCATCGATATCGTCGGCCATGTCTCGGCGGCCGACGCGGAAAACCTGTTCGGCCTGCTCGAAGCGGCTTACGCGCTTCACCCGCGAATCGATGTGCTGGTGCGCGTGATCGATCATGACGGCGTCGACTGGAGCGACATATCGGACGAGACGCTGCGACAGGGCGCGGTCCAGGCCGCAGAGCATATCGGCCGTTGTGCCGCGATCGGCGAGCCGGACTGGACGGCGCAGGCGCGAGACTTCCTCCCTACCCCGCCGCCGGTCGAACTCAGGCATTTCAAAGACGAGGCCGATGCCTGGCAATGGCTCGGCGCCAGGCAACTGGGCTCCGCTACCTGA
- a CDS encoding ATP-dependent DNA helicase — MEFSPQQDEALQAVARWLKAGKPQLFRLFGYAGTGKTTLARYFAEHVDGQVQFAAFTGKAAQVLRSKGAVNARTIHSLIYRPKGEESVEDEVTGKTSMSPTFSLNRQSPISRAKLVIIDECSMVDEQLGRDLLSFGTPILVLGDPGQLPPISGGGFFTDHEPDFLLTEIHRQARDNPILRLALDVREGREFMRGDYGTAQVIGKEDVNQDLVLRADQVLVGTNRTRRRYNQRLRELKGFNADYPQAGDKLVCLRNDPAKGLLNGSLWKVMTSSRETVKPGINLLVSPEEDDPDRGVAKIKLLKAAFEDPDADIPWQQKKRFDDFDYGYALTVHKAQGSQWNEIVLFDESWAFKETRQRWLYTAITRAAERLTIVR, encoded by the coding sequence ATGGAATTTTCACCCCAACAGGACGAGGCGCTGCAGGCGGTCGCGCGCTGGCTCAAGGCCGGCAAGCCGCAATTGTTCCGGCTGTTCGGCTATGCCGGCACCGGCAAGACGACGCTGGCGCGCTATTTCGCCGAACATGTCGACGGCCAGGTGCAGTTCGCCGCCTTCACCGGCAAGGCGGCGCAGGTGCTGCGCTCCAAGGGCGCGGTCAATGCCCGCACCATCCATTCGCTGATCTACAGGCCCAAGGGGGAGGAATCGGTCGAAGACGAGGTGACTGGCAAGACGTCGATGTCGCCGACTTTTTCGCTCAACCGGCAGAGCCCGATCTCGCGTGCGAAACTGGTCATCATCGACGAATGCTCGATGGTCGACGAGCAGCTTGGCCGTGACCTCTTGAGCTTTGGCACGCCGATCCTGGTGCTGGGCGATCCCGGCCAGTTGCCGCCGATCTCGGGCGGTGGCTTCTTCACCGACCACGAGCCGGATTTCCTGCTCACCGAAATCCACCGGCAGGCGCGCGACAATCCGATCCTGCGGCTGGCGCTCGACGTGCGCGAGGGGCGCGAATTCATGCGCGGCGACTACGGCACGGCGCAGGTGATCGGCAAGGAAGACGTCAACCAGGACCTAGTGCTGAGGGCGGACCAGGTGCTGGTCGGCACCAACCGCACGCGCCGCCGCTACAACCAGCGCCTGCGCGAGCTCAAGGGGTTCAATGCCGACTATCCGCAGGCCGGCGACAAGCTGGTGTGCCTGCGCAACGACCCGGCCAAGGGCCTGCTCAACGGTTCGCTGTGGAAGGTGATGACCTCGTCGCGCGAGACGGTGAAACCTGGCATCAACCTCCTGGTGTCGCCCGAAGAGGATGATCCGGACCGCGGTGTCGCCAAGATCAAGCTGCTCAAGGCGGCGTTCGAGGATCCCGACGCCGATATCCCGTGGCAGCAGAAGAAGCGGTTCGATGATTTCGACTATGGCTATGCGCTGACCGTGCACAAGGCGCAGGGGTCTCAGTGGAACGAGATCGTGCTGTTCGACGAAAGCTGGGCGTTCAAGGAAACGCGCCAGCGCTGGCTTTACACCGCGATCACCCGGGCGGCCGAACGGTTGACGATCGTCAGGTAG